In Patagioenas fasciata isolate bPatFas1 chromosome 2, bPatFas1.hap1, whole genome shotgun sequence, a single window of DNA contains:
- the MYBL1 gene encoding myb-related protein A isoform X1 — protein sequence MAKRLRSEEDDDLQYVDHDYEVPQQKGLKKICNRVKWTRDEDERLKKLVEQNGTDDWAFIASHLQNRSDFQCQHRWQKVLNPELIKGPWTKEEDQRVIELVQKYGPKRWSLIAKHLKGRIGKQCRERWHNHLNPEVKKSSWTEEEDRIIYEAHKRLGNRWAEIAKLLPGRTDNSIKNHWNSTMRRKVEQEGYLQDSIKSERDSSSKLQPQPCLTMEHLHTQNQFYIPVQTHIPAYQYASPEGNYLEHVSASSNLVQQSFIDDDPDKEQKIKELELLLMSAENEIRRKRVSSQAGNLPCWPGSFVTEDCVSNALNSLGEQTSEFYSMDETHGTSVQQNSPPKYLAVEANTVLSSLQTIPEFAETLELIESDPVAWSDVTSFELSEAVASPVKPAPVKLMRIQHNEGAAECPYNVSVVLDGQKHSSISAEEEAVFPTTSNVTKFSTPPTILRKKKRLRVGQSPVNELNDGLCNDAVNVALKHTPVKTLPFSPSQFFNTCSGNEQFNLENPAFTSTPICGQKVLITTPLHKEMTPKDQKENVGFRTPTIRRSLLGSTPRTPTPFKNALAAQEKKYGPLKLTSQPLAFLEEDIREVLKEETGTDIFLKEEDDTVYKSCKQEHSASKKVRKSLVLDPWEKEEVGAQLFTEDNSLDVQSENAYTTSLLMLPLLEIHDNRCNLTSENQDTNPANKSNAVIKKKLNTCASKNVKMEKALQSNCEWEAVVYGKTEDQLIMTEQARRYLSTYTATNSTSRALIL from the exons AATCGTTCAGATTTTCAGTGCCAGCATCGATGGCAGAAGGTACTAAACCCAGAACTCATTAAAGGTCCCTGGACTAAAGAAGAAGATCAGAGG GTAATTGAATTAGTTCAGAAGTATGGTCCAAAGCGCTGGTCTCTAATTGCAAAACACCTGAAAGGAAGAATAGGCAAGCAATGCAGAGAGAGGTGGCATAACCATCTCAATCCTGAGgtaaaaaagtcttcatggacaGAAGAAGAGGACAGAATAATCTATGAAGCTCACAAGCGTTTGGGAAACCGATGGGCTGAAATAgccaagcttcttcctggaag GACTGATAATTCGATTAAAAATCACTGGAATTCAACAATGCGAAGAAAGGTGGAACAGGAAGGGTATTTACAAGACAGTATAAAGTCTGAAAGAGATAGTTCATCCAAACTTCAGCCCCAACCTTGTCTGACTATGGAACACTTGCACACTCAGAATCAATTTTACATACCTGTTCAGACACAT ATTCCAGCATACCAGTATGCCTCACCAGAAGGCAACTATTTAGAACATGTTTCAGCCTCTTCCAACTTAGTTCAG cAGTCATTTATTGATGATGATCCTGATAAAGAGCAGAAAATAAAGGAACTTGAGTTGCTGCTGATGTCAGCAGAGAATGAAATCAGAAGAAAGCGAGTGTCTTCT CAAGCTGGAAACTTACCTTGTTGGCCTGGAAGTTTTGTCACAGAAGATTGTGTGTCTAATGCACTAAATAGCCTTGGGGAACAAACGAGTGAGTTCTACAGCATGGATGAGACCCATGGCACATCTGTTCAGCAAAATTCACCACCTAAGTATTTGGCTGTGGAAGCAAATACAGTATTATCATCTCTACAAACCATTCCAGAATTTGCAGAGACACTAGAGCTTATTGAATCT GATCCTGTAGCATGGAGTGATGTCACCAGTTTTGAGCTTTCAGAGGCAGTTGCATCTCCTGTCAAGCCAGCTCCAGTAAAACTAATGCGGATTCAACACAACGAAGGGGCTGCTGAGTGCCCGTATAATGTCAGCGTTGTGCTCGATGGCCAAAAACACAGTAGCATCAGTGCCGaggaagaagcagtttttccaacAACCTCAAACGTAACTAAATTCAGCACTCCACCGACTAtcctaagaaagaaaaagagattgcGTGTCGGGCAATCACCAGTTAATGAACTGAATGATGGCTTGTGTAATGATGCCGTCAATGTTGCACTAAAGCATACCCCAGTGAAAACACTACCATTTTCTCCATCACAG TTTTTCAACACTTGCTCTGGAAATGAACAATTTAACCTTGAAAATCCTGCATTTACTTCAACTCCAATCTGTGGGCAGAAAGTTCTTATTACAACTCCCCTACACAAGGAAATGACACCAAAAGATCAAAAGGAAAATGTGGG TTTTAGAACTCCCACAATTAGAAGATCTCTTTTGGGCTCAACACCAAGGACTCCAActccttttaaaaatgctttggcTGCTCAGGAAAAAAAGTATGGTCCCCTCAAACTTACG TCACAACCACTTGCCTTCTTGGAGGAGGACATTAGGGAAGTTTTGAAAGAGGAAACTGGAACAGATATATTTCTCAAGGAGGAAGATGACACTGTGTATAAAAGCTGCAAGCAGGAG CACAGTGCTTCTAAAAAAGTCAGAAAATCACTGGTCCTAGATCCATGGGAAAAAGAAGAGGTTGGTGCCCAGCTCTTCACAGAAGATAATAGTTTAGATGTACAG TCAGAGAATGCATATACCACATCTTTATTAATGCTACCGTTGCTGGAAATACATGACAACAGATGCAACCTGACATCAGAAAACCAGGATACAAATCCAGCAAACAAATCAAATGCAgtaattaagaagaaactgaatacatgtgctTCAAAAAATGTCAAAATGGAGAAGGCTCTTCAG TCAAATTGTGAATGGGAGGCAGTCGTTTACGGGAAAACAGAAGACCAGCTTATCATGACTGAGCAAGCAAGAAGATATCTGAGCACATACACAGCTACCAACAGCACTTCAAGGGCTCTGATACTGTGA
- the MYBL1 gene encoding myb-related protein A isoform X2, with protein MAKRLRSEEDDDLQYVDHDYEVPQQKGLKKICNRVKWTRDEDERLKKLVEQNGTDDWAFIASHLQNRSDFQCQHRWQKVLNPELIKGPWTKEEDQRVIELVQKYGPKRWSLIAKHLKGRIGKQCRERWHNHLNPEVKKSSWTEEEDRIIYEAHKRLGNRWAEIAKLLPGRTDNSIKNHWNSTMRRKVEQEGYLQDSIKSERDSSSKLQPQPCLTMEHLHTQNQFYIPVQTHIPAYQYASPEGNYLEHVSASSNLVQSFIDDDPDKEQKIKELELLLMSAENEIRRKRVSSQAGNLPCWPGSFVTEDCVSNALNSLGEQTSEFYSMDETHGTSVQQNSPPKYLAVEANTVLSSLQTIPEFAETLELIESDPVAWSDVTSFELSEAVASPVKPAPVKLMRIQHNEGAAECPYNVSVVLDGQKHSSISAEEEAVFPTTSNVTKFSTPPTILRKKKRLRVGQSPVNELNDGLCNDAVNVALKHTPVKTLPFSPSQFFNTCSGNEQFNLENPAFTSTPICGQKVLITTPLHKEMTPKDQKENVGFRTPTIRRSLLGSTPRTPTPFKNALAAQEKKYGPLKLTSQPLAFLEEDIREVLKEETGTDIFLKEEDDTVYKSCKQEHSASKKVRKSLVLDPWEKEEVGAQLFTEDNSLDVQSENAYTTSLLMLPLLEIHDNRCNLTSENQDTNPANKSNAVIKKKLNTCASKNVKMEKALQSNCEWEAVVYGKTEDQLIMTEQARRYLSTYTATNSTSRALIL; from the exons AATCGTTCAGATTTTCAGTGCCAGCATCGATGGCAGAAGGTACTAAACCCAGAACTCATTAAAGGTCCCTGGACTAAAGAAGAAGATCAGAGG GTAATTGAATTAGTTCAGAAGTATGGTCCAAAGCGCTGGTCTCTAATTGCAAAACACCTGAAAGGAAGAATAGGCAAGCAATGCAGAGAGAGGTGGCATAACCATCTCAATCCTGAGgtaaaaaagtcttcatggacaGAAGAAGAGGACAGAATAATCTATGAAGCTCACAAGCGTTTGGGAAACCGATGGGCTGAAATAgccaagcttcttcctggaag GACTGATAATTCGATTAAAAATCACTGGAATTCAACAATGCGAAGAAAGGTGGAACAGGAAGGGTATTTACAAGACAGTATAAAGTCTGAAAGAGATAGTTCATCCAAACTTCAGCCCCAACCTTGTCTGACTATGGAACACTTGCACACTCAGAATCAATTTTACATACCTGTTCAGACACAT ATTCCAGCATACCAGTATGCCTCACCAGAAGGCAACTATTTAGAACATGTTTCAGCCTCTTCCAACTTAGTTCAG TCATTTATTGATGATGATCCTGATAAAGAGCAGAAAATAAAGGAACTTGAGTTGCTGCTGATGTCAGCAGAGAATGAAATCAGAAGAAAGCGAGTGTCTTCT CAAGCTGGAAACTTACCTTGTTGGCCTGGAAGTTTTGTCACAGAAGATTGTGTGTCTAATGCACTAAATAGCCTTGGGGAACAAACGAGTGAGTTCTACAGCATGGATGAGACCCATGGCACATCTGTTCAGCAAAATTCACCACCTAAGTATTTGGCTGTGGAAGCAAATACAGTATTATCATCTCTACAAACCATTCCAGAATTTGCAGAGACACTAGAGCTTATTGAATCT GATCCTGTAGCATGGAGTGATGTCACCAGTTTTGAGCTTTCAGAGGCAGTTGCATCTCCTGTCAAGCCAGCTCCAGTAAAACTAATGCGGATTCAACACAACGAAGGGGCTGCTGAGTGCCCGTATAATGTCAGCGTTGTGCTCGATGGCCAAAAACACAGTAGCATCAGTGCCGaggaagaagcagtttttccaacAACCTCAAACGTAACTAAATTCAGCACTCCACCGACTAtcctaagaaagaaaaagagattgcGTGTCGGGCAATCACCAGTTAATGAACTGAATGATGGCTTGTGTAATGATGCCGTCAATGTTGCACTAAAGCATACCCCAGTGAAAACACTACCATTTTCTCCATCACAG TTTTTCAACACTTGCTCTGGAAATGAACAATTTAACCTTGAAAATCCTGCATTTACTTCAACTCCAATCTGTGGGCAGAAAGTTCTTATTACAACTCCCCTACACAAGGAAATGACACCAAAAGATCAAAAGGAAAATGTGGG TTTTAGAACTCCCACAATTAGAAGATCTCTTTTGGGCTCAACACCAAGGACTCCAActccttttaaaaatgctttggcTGCTCAGGAAAAAAAGTATGGTCCCCTCAAACTTACG TCACAACCACTTGCCTTCTTGGAGGAGGACATTAGGGAAGTTTTGAAAGAGGAAACTGGAACAGATATATTTCTCAAGGAGGAAGATGACACTGTGTATAAAAGCTGCAAGCAGGAG CACAGTGCTTCTAAAAAAGTCAGAAAATCACTGGTCCTAGATCCATGGGAAAAAGAAGAGGTTGGTGCCCAGCTCTTCACAGAAGATAATAGTTTAGATGTACAG TCAGAGAATGCATATACCACATCTTTATTAATGCTACCGTTGCTGGAAATACATGACAACAGATGCAACCTGACATCAGAAAACCAGGATACAAATCCAGCAAACAAATCAAATGCAgtaattaagaagaaactgaatacatgtgctTCAAAAAATGTCAAAATGGAGAAGGCTCTTCAG TCAAATTGTGAATGGGAGGCAGTCGTTTACGGGAAAACAGAAGACCAGCTTATCATGACTGAGCAAGCAAGAAGATATCTGAGCACATACACAGCTACCAACAGCACTTCAAGGGCTCTGATACTGTGA
- the MYBL1 gene encoding myb-related protein A isoform X3 codes for MAKRLRSEEDDDLQYVDHDYEVPQQKGLKKICNRVKWTRDEDERLKKLVEQNGTDDWAFIASHLQNRSDFQCQHRWQKVLNPELIKGPWTKEEDQRVIELVQKYGPKRWSLIAKHLKGRIGKQCRERWHNHLNPEVKKSSWTEEEDRIIYEAHKRLGNRWAEIAKLLPGRTDNSIKNHWNSTMRRKVEQEGYLQDSIKSERDSSSKLQPQPCLTMEHLHTQNQFYIPVQTHQSFIDDDPDKEQKIKELELLLMSAENEIRRKRVSSQAGNLPCWPGSFVTEDCVSNALNSLGEQTSEFYSMDETHGTSVQQNSPPKYLAVEANTVLSSLQTIPEFAETLELIESDPVAWSDVTSFELSEAVASPVKPAPVKLMRIQHNEGAAECPYNVSVVLDGQKHSSISAEEEAVFPTTSNVTKFSTPPTILRKKKRLRVGQSPVNELNDGLCNDAVNVALKHTPVKTLPFSPSQFFNTCSGNEQFNLENPAFTSTPICGQKVLITTPLHKEMTPKDQKENVGFRTPTIRRSLLGSTPRTPTPFKNALAAQEKKYGPLKLTSQPLAFLEEDIREVLKEETGTDIFLKEEDDTVYKSCKQEHSASKKVRKSLVLDPWEKEEVGAQLFTEDNSLDVQSENAYTTSLLMLPLLEIHDNRCNLTSENQDTNPANKSNAVIKKKLNTCASKNVKMEKALQSNCEWEAVVYGKTEDQLIMTEQARRYLSTYTATNSTSRALIL; via the exons AATCGTTCAGATTTTCAGTGCCAGCATCGATGGCAGAAGGTACTAAACCCAGAACTCATTAAAGGTCCCTGGACTAAAGAAGAAGATCAGAGG GTAATTGAATTAGTTCAGAAGTATGGTCCAAAGCGCTGGTCTCTAATTGCAAAACACCTGAAAGGAAGAATAGGCAAGCAATGCAGAGAGAGGTGGCATAACCATCTCAATCCTGAGgtaaaaaagtcttcatggacaGAAGAAGAGGACAGAATAATCTATGAAGCTCACAAGCGTTTGGGAAACCGATGGGCTGAAATAgccaagcttcttcctggaag GACTGATAATTCGATTAAAAATCACTGGAATTCAACAATGCGAAGAAAGGTGGAACAGGAAGGGTATTTACAAGACAGTATAAAGTCTGAAAGAGATAGTTCATCCAAACTTCAGCCCCAACCTTGTCTGACTATGGAACACTTGCACACTCAGAATCAATTTTACATACCTGTTCAGACACAT cAGTCATTTATTGATGATGATCCTGATAAAGAGCAGAAAATAAAGGAACTTGAGTTGCTGCTGATGTCAGCAGAGAATGAAATCAGAAGAAAGCGAGTGTCTTCT CAAGCTGGAAACTTACCTTGTTGGCCTGGAAGTTTTGTCACAGAAGATTGTGTGTCTAATGCACTAAATAGCCTTGGGGAACAAACGAGTGAGTTCTACAGCATGGATGAGACCCATGGCACATCTGTTCAGCAAAATTCACCACCTAAGTATTTGGCTGTGGAAGCAAATACAGTATTATCATCTCTACAAACCATTCCAGAATTTGCAGAGACACTAGAGCTTATTGAATCT GATCCTGTAGCATGGAGTGATGTCACCAGTTTTGAGCTTTCAGAGGCAGTTGCATCTCCTGTCAAGCCAGCTCCAGTAAAACTAATGCGGATTCAACACAACGAAGGGGCTGCTGAGTGCCCGTATAATGTCAGCGTTGTGCTCGATGGCCAAAAACACAGTAGCATCAGTGCCGaggaagaagcagtttttccaacAACCTCAAACGTAACTAAATTCAGCACTCCACCGACTAtcctaagaaagaaaaagagattgcGTGTCGGGCAATCACCAGTTAATGAACTGAATGATGGCTTGTGTAATGATGCCGTCAATGTTGCACTAAAGCATACCCCAGTGAAAACACTACCATTTTCTCCATCACAG TTTTTCAACACTTGCTCTGGAAATGAACAATTTAACCTTGAAAATCCTGCATTTACTTCAACTCCAATCTGTGGGCAGAAAGTTCTTATTACAACTCCCCTACACAAGGAAATGACACCAAAAGATCAAAAGGAAAATGTGGG TTTTAGAACTCCCACAATTAGAAGATCTCTTTTGGGCTCAACACCAAGGACTCCAActccttttaaaaatgctttggcTGCTCAGGAAAAAAAGTATGGTCCCCTCAAACTTACG TCACAACCACTTGCCTTCTTGGAGGAGGACATTAGGGAAGTTTTGAAAGAGGAAACTGGAACAGATATATTTCTCAAGGAGGAAGATGACACTGTGTATAAAAGCTGCAAGCAGGAG CACAGTGCTTCTAAAAAAGTCAGAAAATCACTGGTCCTAGATCCATGGGAAAAAGAAGAGGTTGGTGCCCAGCTCTTCACAGAAGATAATAGTTTAGATGTACAG TCAGAGAATGCATATACCACATCTTTATTAATGCTACCGTTGCTGGAAATACATGACAACAGATGCAACCTGACATCAGAAAACCAGGATACAAATCCAGCAAACAAATCAAATGCAgtaattaagaagaaactgaatacatgtgctTCAAAAAATGTCAAAATGGAGAAGGCTCTTCAG TCAAATTGTGAATGGGAGGCAGTCGTTTACGGGAAAACAGAAGACCAGCTTATCATGACTGAGCAAGCAAGAAGATATCTGAGCACATACACAGCTACCAACAGCACTTCAAGGGCTCTGATACTGTGA
- the MYBL1 gene encoding myb-related protein A isoform X4, producing the protein MAKRLRSEEDDDLQYVDHDYEVPQQKGLKKICNRVKWTRDEDERLKKLVEQNGTDDWAFIASHLQNRSDFQCQHRWQKVLNPELIKGPWTKEEDQRVIELVQKYGPKRWSLIAKHLKGRIGKQCRERWHNHLNPEVKKSSWTEEEDRIIYEAHKRLGNRWAEIAKLLPGRTDNSIKNHWNSTMRRKVEQEGYLQDSIKSERDSSSKLQPQPCLTMEHLHTQNQFYIPVQTHSFIDDDPDKEQKIKELELLLMSAENEIRRKRVSSQAGNLPCWPGSFVTEDCVSNALNSLGEQTSEFYSMDETHGTSVQQNSPPKYLAVEANTVLSSLQTIPEFAETLELIESDPVAWSDVTSFELSEAVASPVKPAPVKLMRIQHNEGAAECPYNVSVVLDGQKHSSISAEEEAVFPTTSNVTKFSTPPTILRKKKRLRVGQSPVNELNDGLCNDAVNVALKHTPVKTLPFSPSQFFNTCSGNEQFNLENPAFTSTPICGQKVLITTPLHKEMTPKDQKENVGFRTPTIRRSLLGSTPRTPTPFKNALAAQEKKYGPLKLTSQPLAFLEEDIREVLKEETGTDIFLKEEDDTVYKSCKQEHSASKKVRKSLVLDPWEKEEVGAQLFTEDNSLDVQSENAYTTSLLMLPLLEIHDNRCNLTSENQDTNPANKSNAVIKKKLNTCASKNVKMEKALQSNCEWEAVVYGKTEDQLIMTEQARRYLSTYTATNSTSRALIL; encoded by the exons AATCGTTCAGATTTTCAGTGCCAGCATCGATGGCAGAAGGTACTAAACCCAGAACTCATTAAAGGTCCCTGGACTAAAGAAGAAGATCAGAGG GTAATTGAATTAGTTCAGAAGTATGGTCCAAAGCGCTGGTCTCTAATTGCAAAACACCTGAAAGGAAGAATAGGCAAGCAATGCAGAGAGAGGTGGCATAACCATCTCAATCCTGAGgtaaaaaagtcttcatggacaGAAGAAGAGGACAGAATAATCTATGAAGCTCACAAGCGTTTGGGAAACCGATGGGCTGAAATAgccaagcttcttcctggaag GACTGATAATTCGATTAAAAATCACTGGAATTCAACAATGCGAAGAAAGGTGGAACAGGAAGGGTATTTACAAGACAGTATAAAGTCTGAAAGAGATAGTTCATCCAAACTTCAGCCCCAACCTTGTCTGACTATGGAACACTTGCACACTCAGAATCAATTTTACATACCTGTTCAGACACAT TCATTTATTGATGATGATCCTGATAAAGAGCAGAAAATAAAGGAACTTGAGTTGCTGCTGATGTCAGCAGAGAATGAAATCAGAAGAAAGCGAGTGTCTTCT CAAGCTGGAAACTTACCTTGTTGGCCTGGAAGTTTTGTCACAGAAGATTGTGTGTCTAATGCACTAAATAGCCTTGGGGAACAAACGAGTGAGTTCTACAGCATGGATGAGACCCATGGCACATCTGTTCAGCAAAATTCACCACCTAAGTATTTGGCTGTGGAAGCAAATACAGTATTATCATCTCTACAAACCATTCCAGAATTTGCAGAGACACTAGAGCTTATTGAATCT GATCCTGTAGCATGGAGTGATGTCACCAGTTTTGAGCTTTCAGAGGCAGTTGCATCTCCTGTCAAGCCAGCTCCAGTAAAACTAATGCGGATTCAACACAACGAAGGGGCTGCTGAGTGCCCGTATAATGTCAGCGTTGTGCTCGATGGCCAAAAACACAGTAGCATCAGTGCCGaggaagaagcagtttttccaacAACCTCAAACGTAACTAAATTCAGCACTCCACCGACTAtcctaagaaagaaaaagagattgcGTGTCGGGCAATCACCAGTTAATGAACTGAATGATGGCTTGTGTAATGATGCCGTCAATGTTGCACTAAAGCATACCCCAGTGAAAACACTACCATTTTCTCCATCACAG TTTTTCAACACTTGCTCTGGAAATGAACAATTTAACCTTGAAAATCCTGCATTTACTTCAACTCCAATCTGTGGGCAGAAAGTTCTTATTACAACTCCCCTACACAAGGAAATGACACCAAAAGATCAAAAGGAAAATGTGGG TTTTAGAACTCCCACAATTAGAAGATCTCTTTTGGGCTCAACACCAAGGACTCCAActccttttaaaaatgctttggcTGCTCAGGAAAAAAAGTATGGTCCCCTCAAACTTACG TCACAACCACTTGCCTTCTTGGAGGAGGACATTAGGGAAGTTTTGAAAGAGGAAACTGGAACAGATATATTTCTCAAGGAGGAAGATGACACTGTGTATAAAAGCTGCAAGCAGGAG CACAGTGCTTCTAAAAAAGTCAGAAAATCACTGGTCCTAGATCCATGGGAAAAAGAAGAGGTTGGTGCCCAGCTCTTCACAGAAGATAATAGTTTAGATGTACAG TCAGAGAATGCATATACCACATCTTTATTAATGCTACCGTTGCTGGAAATACATGACAACAGATGCAACCTGACATCAGAAAACCAGGATACAAATCCAGCAAACAAATCAAATGCAgtaattaagaagaaactgaatacatgtgctTCAAAAAATGTCAAAATGGAGAAGGCTCTTCAG TCAAATTGTGAATGGGAGGCAGTCGTTTACGGGAAAACAGAAGACCAGCTTATCATGACTGAGCAAGCAAGAAGATATCTGAGCACATACACAGCTACCAACAGCACTTCAAGGGCTCTGATACTGTGA
- the MYBL1 gene encoding myb-related protein A isoform X5 encodes MAKRLRSEEDDDLQYVDHDYEVPQQKGLKKICNRVKWTRDEDERLKKLVEQNGTDDWAFIASHLQVIELVQKYGPKRWSLIAKHLKGRIGKQCRERWHNHLNPEVKKSSWTEEEDRIIYEAHKRLGNRWAEIAKLLPGRTDNSIKNHWNSTMRRKVEQEGYLQDSIKSERDSSSKLQPQPCLTMEHLHTQNQFYIPVQTHIPAYQYASPEGNYLEHVSASSNLVQQSFIDDDPDKEQKIKELELLLMSAENEIRRKRVSSQAGNLPCWPGSFVTEDCVSNALNSLGEQTSEFYSMDETHGTSVQQNSPPKYLAVEANTVLSSLQTIPEFAETLELIESDPVAWSDVTSFELSEAVASPVKPAPVKLMRIQHNEGAAECPYNVSVVLDGQKHSSISAEEEAVFPTTSNVTKFSTPPTILRKKKRLRVGQSPVNELNDGLCNDAVNVALKHTPVKTLPFSPSQFFNTCSGNEQFNLENPAFTSTPICGQKVLITTPLHKEMTPKDQKENVGFRTPTIRRSLLGSTPRTPTPFKNALAAQEKKYGPLKLTSQPLAFLEEDIREVLKEETGTDIFLKEEDDTVYKSCKQEHSASKKVRKSLVLDPWEKEEVGAQLFTEDNSLDVQSENAYTTSLLMLPLLEIHDNRCNLTSENQDTNPANKSNAVIKKKLNTCASKNVKMEKALQSNCEWEAVVYGKTEDQLIMTEQARRYLSTYTATNSTSRALIL; translated from the exons GTAATTGAATTAGTTCAGAAGTATGGTCCAAAGCGCTGGTCTCTAATTGCAAAACACCTGAAAGGAAGAATAGGCAAGCAATGCAGAGAGAGGTGGCATAACCATCTCAATCCTGAGgtaaaaaagtcttcatggacaGAAGAAGAGGACAGAATAATCTATGAAGCTCACAAGCGTTTGGGAAACCGATGGGCTGAAATAgccaagcttcttcctggaag GACTGATAATTCGATTAAAAATCACTGGAATTCAACAATGCGAAGAAAGGTGGAACAGGAAGGGTATTTACAAGACAGTATAAAGTCTGAAAGAGATAGTTCATCCAAACTTCAGCCCCAACCTTGTCTGACTATGGAACACTTGCACACTCAGAATCAATTTTACATACCTGTTCAGACACAT ATTCCAGCATACCAGTATGCCTCACCAGAAGGCAACTATTTAGAACATGTTTCAGCCTCTTCCAACTTAGTTCAG cAGTCATTTATTGATGATGATCCTGATAAAGAGCAGAAAATAAAGGAACTTGAGTTGCTGCTGATGTCAGCAGAGAATGAAATCAGAAGAAAGCGAGTGTCTTCT CAAGCTGGAAACTTACCTTGTTGGCCTGGAAGTTTTGTCACAGAAGATTGTGTGTCTAATGCACTAAATAGCCTTGGGGAACAAACGAGTGAGTTCTACAGCATGGATGAGACCCATGGCACATCTGTTCAGCAAAATTCACCACCTAAGTATTTGGCTGTGGAAGCAAATACAGTATTATCATCTCTACAAACCATTCCAGAATTTGCAGAGACACTAGAGCTTATTGAATCT GATCCTGTAGCATGGAGTGATGTCACCAGTTTTGAGCTTTCAGAGGCAGTTGCATCTCCTGTCAAGCCAGCTCCAGTAAAACTAATGCGGATTCAACACAACGAAGGGGCTGCTGAGTGCCCGTATAATGTCAGCGTTGTGCTCGATGGCCAAAAACACAGTAGCATCAGTGCCGaggaagaagcagtttttccaacAACCTCAAACGTAACTAAATTCAGCACTCCACCGACTAtcctaagaaagaaaaagagattgcGTGTCGGGCAATCACCAGTTAATGAACTGAATGATGGCTTGTGTAATGATGCCGTCAATGTTGCACTAAAGCATACCCCAGTGAAAACACTACCATTTTCTCCATCACAG TTTTTCAACACTTGCTCTGGAAATGAACAATTTAACCTTGAAAATCCTGCATTTACTTCAACTCCAATCTGTGGGCAGAAAGTTCTTATTACAACTCCCCTACACAAGGAAATGACACCAAAAGATCAAAAGGAAAATGTGGG TTTTAGAACTCCCACAATTAGAAGATCTCTTTTGGGCTCAACACCAAGGACTCCAActccttttaaaaatgctttggcTGCTCAGGAAAAAAAGTATGGTCCCCTCAAACTTACG TCACAACCACTTGCCTTCTTGGAGGAGGACATTAGGGAAGTTTTGAAAGAGGAAACTGGAACAGATATATTTCTCAAGGAGGAAGATGACACTGTGTATAAAAGCTGCAAGCAGGAG CACAGTGCTTCTAAAAAAGTCAGAAAATCACTGGTCCTAGATCCATGGGAAAAAGAAGAGGTTGGTGCCCAGCTCTTCACAGAAGATAATAGTTTAGATGTACAG TCAGAGAATGCATATACCACATCTTTATTAATGCTACCGTTGCTGGAAATACATGACAACAGATGCAACCTGACATCAGAAAACCAGGATACAAATCCAGCAAACAAATCAAATGCAgtaattaagaagaaactgaatacatgtgctTCAAAAAATGTCAAAATGGAGAAGGCTCTTCAG TCAAATTGTGAATGGGAGGCAGTCGTTTACGGGAAAACAGAAGACCAGCTTATCATGACTGAGCAAGCAAGAAGATATCTGAGCACATACACAGCTACCAACAGCACTTCAAGGGCTCTGATACTGTGA